One region of Microbacterium sp. M28 genomic DNA includes:
- a CDS encoding DUF4126 domain-containing protein, with translation MIEFLIGTSLAASAGLNAWMPLFLLGLADRFLPAVELPASWSWLSGDITLWILGALLVLEIIADKIPALDSINDVIQSVLRPASGGIVFGAGASAQTVAVDDPSVFFDEHTWIPIVSGIVIALVVHVTKATARIAANTMTGGLAAPVLSTAEDGASFALAALAILVPIIAAVLLIGLVVLVVLFFRRRRRRTKDAAPQPAPAS, from the coding sequence GTGATCGAATTCCTGATCGGCACCAGCCTCGCGGCATCGGCAGGACTCAACGCCTGGATGCCGCTGTTCTTGCTGGGGCTGGCGGATCGGTTCCTGCCGGCGGTCGAGCTTCCCGCCAGCTGGTCCTGGCTGTCCGGCGACATCACGCTGTGGATCCTCGGCGCACTGCTGGTCCTCGAGATCATCGCCGACAAGATCCCCGCATTGGACTCGATCAACGATGTGATCCAGAGCGTGCTGCGCCCGGCATCCGGCGGCATCGTGTTCGGCGCGGGTGCGAGCGCCCAGACGGTCGCCGTGGACGACCCTTCGGTCTTCTTCGACGAGCACACCTGGATCCCGATCGTCTCCGGAATCGTGATCGCGCTCGTCGTGCACGTCACGAAGGCGACGGCACGCATCGCGGCCAACACGATGACGGGAGGACTCGCCGCTCCGGTGCTGAGCACGGCGGAGGACGGTGCGTCCTTCGCCCTGGCGGCGCTGGCGATCCTCGTCCCGATCATCGCCGCTGTGCTGCTGATCGGTCTGGTCGTTCTGGTCGTGCTGTTCTTCCGACGGCGCAGACGGCGCACGAAGGATGCGGCACCGCAGCCCGCTCCGGCATCCTGA
- the coaE gene encoding dephospho-CoA kinase, whose product MPLIALTGGIASGKSTIAARLAEHGAVVVDADRIVRDVQEIGSPVLLEIGREFGETVIAEDGSLDRAGLGARVFGDADALARLNAIVHPAVRAESQRRFDAAFAVDRDAVVVYDVPLLVEARVDDPWDLIVVAHAPVDVRLRRLVELRGMTADAAQARIDAQVPDEQRLAIADVVIDTAGTQEHTRRQVDALWTRLRSA is encoded by the coding sequence ATGCCCCTCATCGCGCTCACCGGCGGGATCGCCTCCGGCAAGTCGACGATCGCCGCGCGCCTCGCCGAGCACGGCGCCGTCGTCGTCGACGCGGATCGGATCGTCCGGGATGTCCAGGAGATCGGTTCGCCGGTCCTGCTCGAGATCGGACGCGAGTTCGGCGAGACGGTCATCGCGGAGGATGGGTCGCTGGATCGGGCGGGCCTCGGTGCGCGGGTCTTCGGCGACGCTGATGCTCTCGCGCGGCTCAACGCCATCGTGCACCCTGCCGTGCGTGCCGAATCCCAGCGCCGCTTCGATGCGGCGTTCGCCGTGGACCGGGACGCCGTGGTCGTGTACGACGTGCCCCTGCTCGTGGAGGCGCGCGTGGACGATCCGTGGGATCTGATCGTCGTCGCGCATGCGCCGGTCGACGTCCGTCTGCGGCGGCTGGTGGAGCTGCGCGGCATGACGGCTGACGCCGCTCAGGCGCGGATCGACGCGCAGGTGCCGGACGAACAACGGCTCGCGATCGCAGACGTCGTCATCGACACGGCGGGGACGCAGGAGCACACGCGCCGGCAGGTCGACGCGCTGTGGACTCGTCTGCGCTCGGCCTGA